Genomic segment of Drosophila simulans strain w501 chromosome 2R, Prin_Dsim_3.1, whole genome shotgun sequence:
GTTTGGAAACAGTTCTCTCTATCTCCGAACAGACACGTCAGTGGCAGCAGGCAAAATGTAGTATTCGCAATTCCACACGCACTGTTCCCTATAGTATAACCTACTCCGATCTCCGCAGCGCAACTCAGACTAAGGCTAATCCGAAACCATGTCCGACGACTTCGATGGCTGCGAGTGCGTCTGGTCGCAGGAGTATGTGATGCAGCGTCTCATCAACTTCGTAAGTTCCTGGCGCGCAGCTCCAAGCTCCTGATCCATTGTCCTTTTTTATAGATACGACAGAACCAGGATGCCTGCGGGGACAACGAGTGTTTAGATGGTCAGTATCAATGTCTCACGTCTTTCCTTTTAAGTATGACAAGGAGAAAACATTTAGATTTATAGtacattttgcatttacatttgtATAACATACATACGGTCATACGCGCTTAGTAATAAGttgccaaaaagtatgcagtgCTTCTACTTACGGACTATAGTATAAACAATAACTAATCCATCCGTTCTCAGTCACCGGACGCAATCCGCACCAGGCGCAGATCGCCGGACGCGGGGATGACAGCGGCTTCTTCGTCGCCATGATCTTCCTGATCGTGGCCTTGTTTATGAACATAGTGACCCCGAGTACCCTGGGCAACTTCACCAGCAATAAGCGAGCTGGCGGCCGACGCGACAATAACCAGGACGGCTCTCCGCCGcagcctcctccgccggccaTCAACTAGGCGACTCCGAGGACCCCTGCTTCTACGAAACCTGAGcatcacaatacaatttgcagACCGCAATTCCTTGTTTTGTTAATTCTCCCACTATTGGGACAGAGACCACGGATAGAACCAATTCAATCGACTTGGTGCCATCCATTCGCACGTTTACACAGAACACAGATTAGGCAAATTATACATCTCTTACATTGTACAAAACACGAAACCGCGCACTCTGAAACACACCGGCTTATCAACTAACATATTTGGACACTTTTTAAAAGACTTTGGAAAACTAACCGCTTTCCTTGTGTATTTCCTTTGTACAAGAggctttaaaatgtttaaaatgtacatatggTGGGCGGGATTTGATGTGGTTTGTATTGCCGTCTCCTTGCTCTCGTCAGTTCTCGTCCTGCAGTTTCACCATCTTTTCGCGTACGTTCTTTAGCAGACCCTTCATTTGTTCGTACTTTCCCGTGGAGTCGGGCAGGTTTTCAAAGTTGATCACATCGCTGACGCCCACCCTAAAGTTGCTGCCCACAGGCAGTTTGTCGTAAACGGAGAATTTCAGCAACGGCGTGCCCTCATAAGACGCCTTAAAGGGAGTCGAGGGTGCTGATCGGGACTGCTCAATATTTCCGGACTCGGCAGCAGATGGAGCAACCTCCGTCTCAGACGTGTCATCCAGGTCGGTTGGTGGTTTCGATTCTTTCGCCGTCGTGTTATGCGACGCATTGGCATCTAGCTCTTGGAGGAGCTTCTCCTGCTGGGCCTTCAAAGCTTCCAGGCTTGGAGATGGCGAGCGCGCTGTCAGTTCGCCATCTTCGCAATCTTCCGGCGGAGGTGGTTGCGGCGGGGGCACTGATGGTGGCAGTGGAGGGTCCTCTGTTTCGTCTTCCAGTTCCATGTCGTAGTCATCGAAGCTGGTCAGCTTCTCGTCGGGTGCGGAAACAGGGTCGTGTGGTGCAGGCAAATCCACTAGCTTTTTGCGCTTGTAACCGTTGATCACGTTTTCGCCGAGCGATTTGATGAAGTTCTCCTTGGACTGGCTCTCTTGGAATGGCGGTACATTGTGGTGCTTAAAGTCCTGTGGGTTTGTGGGATAATGGAAGGATGGGGGGGATTTATAATATCAATACTTACGTCGAAACAATCGGCCTTAGGCTGGACGTTGAAGCCGGGATACTCCACTATTTTGTTGATGTCGTATTTGAAGGTGTCGGACGCTCCCTCTTCGTCGTCGGATTTTGTAACCTCCGAGCCCTGCAAGGAGTATAGATAGAGTTCCGCTGATCACACGAGCAGGTAACTTACATCTGCATTAAACAGAGCTATACCCGAGCTCTGCACCTTTGCCTCCTCCAGCCAAGCAGGCGGATAGCCCAGCACTCGCATGCGGTAGAACATGAAGGGCAACTGGCCGCGACCGTAGCCCATGGCATGGCGTGTCTTGGTGCTGATCTTGCCGGGGCGTATGTGACCAAACCGCTGCTCTGTGTCGACGTGATAGCGCTCTGTGCGGCTGGTCATCTTTTTGCGAGCGCGCATTATCCTTGAATTGTTTCTGGGCTTGGTACAGTCGCGCAGGGAGTGTTCTGTGTCGCCGCAATTGAAGCACGACGACTGCGCCTTGAATCGGAAGCACTTGTTGACCGCCTCGGCCTTCAGTTTCTTACGTTCCGCCGTCTGCTCGTCCAGGATGTCGGCACTGCAGCGCTTGTAGGAGGGAACATGTGCGGCATTCAGCTTGGCCGCTGGCTGAGTGTCGATCAGGAAGAGGTCTTGGGGCTCCTCCTCTGGCAAGGTCCTACTCTTTTCGAAGGCAGATATCACCAGTTCCCGTGGGTTATCCCGGAACACAATTTGCTTGTCCGCAAAGGCGTCTTCCAAGGCGACGAGCACTTGCTGTTGCAGACTGGTGAAGTGCTCTTCCTTGCTGAATCTAACTTCGAAAACCAGGCTATCCCCATCTCCCTCGGTGGTGTCCTAAATTGGAGTTGCTCGCATTGCCCCAGTATTGAATATATCCAGAATTACCCACCTGAATCGTTgtatttgattgtttttccTCAATTTTGGCGGTTGGAGGTTCGACCTCTTTGCTGGTCACTTCTTCGGGACAGACGAACACCACATCGTCGTCCAGCTCCCCTTCTTCCACGTCGTCATCCAGAACCACCACGCTGTTCTGTGAATCGTCTACCAGTATAACGCTGTCGTCCATTTCTGtttaaaactagtttttctcTGATAATTCAGAtttgtttgcaaatatttgttatttttctccCTTGTTGCAGGGTTGTCATGCCAACGCAAAGCATTTGATAACTTATCGAGCGCTATCGATTTCTATATGCGATAGCTGCAACCGATAGTCGGCGCCCAAATTTAAAAGTCgttgcatatttattggtgtttccttttttcatttttttgttctatATTCTATCGAACggctaaaaaactaaaataaaattaacatttaaatgtagTGCAATTATATAAACCGAtatattggattttatttattaatagcCATAACTTCATAACtttcaaaacttttcagcTCGCATCatgctaatttaattttaatttaactttcgTATAGGTAAATTTAATGAGTAAAATATTTCCATCCTTTACATCATTAAACTagcaatttaattatgcaaacgTGAGTTAACCATATAAATTCTGGGCATATCTTCAGATTTGGCAATGTCTAATCATACTTCCGCCTTTGGATTCAGAAATTATGCCAACTTTTCTCAGCACATCAGACATGCGAGTGGAACCTTGATTCTCGGGAGCAGAAGACGTCATGTCGCGGCTGATTTGAATCTCGCGAGTCACCTGCTGAATGTCAATCGCATCGATCTCGAATTAATGTGGCTCGCACTCATGGGGAGGAAAACCCTGCTTCAGGGGTAATTGTGAATTCAACTTACACTCGGGGAATTCTTCCGACAGAACGCGTGGAATGCCGCCGCCTGCCGTAGA
This window contains:
- the LOC27208013 gene encoding zinc finger CCHC domain-containing protein 8 homolog, which encodes MDDSVILVDDSQNSVVVLDDDVEEGELDDDVVFVCPEEVTSKEVEPPTAKIEEKQSNTTIQDTTEGDGDSLVFEVRFSKEEHFTSLQQQVLVALEDAFADKQIVFRDNPRELVISAFEKSRTLPEEEPQDLFLIDTQPAAKLNAAHVPSYKRCSADILDEQTAERKKLKAEAVNKCFRFKAQSSCFNCGDTEHSLRDCTKPRNNSRIMRARKKMTSRTERYHVDTEQRFGHIRPGKISTKTRHAMGYGRGQLPFMFYRMRVLGYPPAWLEEAKVQSSGIALFNADGSEVTKSDDEEGASDTFKYDINKIVEYPGFNVQPKADCFDDFKHHNVPPFQESQSKENFIKSLGENVINGYKRKKLVDLPAPHDPVSAPDEKLTSFDDYDMELEDETEDPPLPPSVPPPQPPPPEDCEDGELTARSPSPSLEALKAQQEKLLQELDANASHNTTAKESKPPTDLDDTSETEVAPSAAESGNIEQSRSAPSTPFKASYEGTPLLKFSVYDKLPVGSNFRVGVSDVINFENLPDSTGKYEQMKGLLKNVREKMVKLQDEN
- the LOC6736081 gene encoding small integral membrane protein 14 — translated: MSDDFDGCECVWSQEYVMQRLINFIRQNQDACGDNECLDVTGRNPHQAQIAGRGDDSGFFVAMIFLIVALFMNIVTPSTLGNFTSNKRAGGRRDNNQDGSPPQPPPPAIN